The DNA segment TCATGGTCGGTGATGCAGATACCATCTAATTTTATCCTTTTAGCGTAATTAATAAGTTCATTAATATCAATCACACTGCAATGCGAACCAATCAAGGTATGTATATGCAAATCAATAATCATTTTTTTAAATATTCTCCAATCCTCACAAGAGATTCTGTAACTGTTCACCGCAGAGACGCAGAGGAACAAAGAAGACATAGAAATAAAGTAACTATTCAGCCACTGATTAACACGGATTAGCACGGATAAAAAAATAAACTACTCTCCTACTTTCCTACAGCGTGAATAGTTACTTTAATTTTTTCTCTGCGTCTCTGTGTCTCTGCGGTGAACGGTTACCTTCCTTCTATCCATGGTTTGGGTAAAAAGACATCTTCATATAACAATAGTGCCTCTCGGTCGCTTAATCCAGCAAGGAAATCAGTAATTATTCGTAATAAAGGGGTATCTTGAGCTAAAAAGTTCATCTTCTTCAGGACATAATCAGGATTTTTCATAAAATGTTCAAACAACTCGTTTAAAACCCTGGTAGCTTTATTCGTCTCCTGCATAATCTTTGGATGAGGATAGACATTTTCATAAAGATAGTTGCGGAGTGTATTTGTTGCCTCTAAAATCTCATCACCCATCGTGATAGCATTTTTATCCTGACTATTGAATATTATATCTGCCACCATAGTATTAATCCTTGAAGAATGTTTATTACCTAAAATACGAATAGGAGAGGAAGGTAAATCTTTAAATCTTATTACTTTTGATAAAATCGCATCTTCAATATCATGGTTGACATAGGCAATACTATCAGCTAATCTAACTATTTCTCCTTCTAATGTTATAGGTTTTGAATCCTGCGGATTAACAAATAGGCTTGCTGCTCCTCGAGAATGTTTTAAGATTCCATCTTTTGTTTCAAAGGTCAAATTTAGCCCCTGACCTCCTTTTTCCAGGATTTCAACCACCCGAATGCTTTGTTCGTTATGTCTAAATCCACCCGGGCATATTTCATCTAACGCCTTTTCTCCGGCATGACCAAAAGGTGGATGTCCTAAATCATGTCCTAATGAAATGGCCTCAACCAAATCTTCATTTAACCGTAATGCTCTGGCAATTGTTCGGGCAATCTGAGAAACCTCTATGGTGTGGGTTAATCTTGTCCTCAATGCCTCATGGGTTGGGATTAGAAATACCTGCGTTTTATATTTCAACTGTCTAAATGATTTAGAATGAATAATTCTATCCCGGTCCCGTTGATATGCGGTTCGGATTTTACAATCTTCTTCTTTTCTACTTCTTCCACGGGTTTTGGAAGAAAGTGCCGCATAAGGTGACAATCTTCTAACTTCTTCTTCTTCGGCTAATTGACGAATAAACATATCTGTTATATAATATACCATATCCTTTAGATTATTTCAAGAAAAAAAAGTGTTGGTGCGGATTAGTAACTATTCACCACGAAGAGCACGAAGGTCACGAAGATTGGACAAGATAAATCTTTTCGACCTGTGCAGGTAGAAAATTAAGGGAGCAGATTTTTAATAGTAAACGGGTGGATTTAGTAAGCGGATTTAACGGATTTAGCGGAAAAAGAAATAAAAAAAATCCGCTCAATCCGTTTAATCTGCTTACAATAAAAAATGGTAACCGTTCAGGTATAGATAAAAATATGTAACTATAACTCAAATCTCAAAACTACAACTTAAAACTAAAGGCTTCTCCCTCAGTCGCAATAAATCTCAATCAATCTATTAGAGAATTCATAGAGTTATTGTAATTACAATCTCTTAACTCTATAAACTCTATTAGTTTTAAGGTTTTGAGATGAGGTTTTGAGTTTTGACCTATGAGTTTTGAGTTAATATTGTCCCATCTGAGGGACACGGCTGAACGGTTACAAAAAAAGATATTTTTCTCTCTGTTTCTCTGGGTCTCTGCGGTAAAAAATTACCTGAACGATTACACCAAATTTATAAGCAAAACCTGTAATTCAGACAGTAAACTATAGACATCAGACATCAGATTAAAGCGGGCAGAAATTGCAGAAGAATGAAAGATTGGGAGACCTACCTATACTTCTGTAGGTAAGGCTTAGGAAAAAATTCAGGGAGTGAGGTTTTGAGGATGGTTTCCCAAATGTTGCTAATTTCCTGCATAAATAGAGTCTATAGTCTTGTGTCTGATGTCCAGTGTCTGAATCACAGATAAGCAAAACATCTCCAAAATCAGATTTAAGACTATGTTAAACTTGTTTACTTTCTAAGTACAAAGTATCGGGACATAAATCTTGTCCATTCTTCCATTGAATACTACCCAAAAATGGTTTGACAGAGTTAAATAGGTTAGCATTCGTTAATTCTTTAAATATCCCTTTGTCTAAATATGGCTTCACATCAAATACCTTAACTTCATCATTGGTAAAAGTTAAGGTTAATGTATAGTTAGAATTTGGTTTAACATCTTTAATCCTTGGATTCATGCTAATCACCTCTATTTCAGTGGATCTATCTTGAAGACATTTTCGCCACTACTGGCAAGTTCCCAATCAGCCACTAATTCTTCTCTGTGTATTTCAAGCCATGCCTCGACCAGCTTCATCTTACTTGGCTTGATATTGCCTTCTAATACTTCGCCATCTGGAATTGAGACAATAGCCTCTTGATCCTGATACTTGACATGAATATGAGGTGCATGGTGTTTCCTGTCGTCGAAATAGTACATCGAAATAATGATACCATAAAACATTGCGATTACTGCCATATTTTGCCTCCCTTGTTATTTTTCTCTGAGAGCCTAACGATGAGTTCAGCGGCGGCGAGGAGGATTGCTACTAAACTTTGTAAGCACGACAAAAGTTTAATAAACCACAAACTTTTGAAAAGCAGTGTAACTATTCACCCTGTAGGGAAGTAGGAGAGTAGGGAAGGTATTATCTAATTCTATCTAAAGGTCTTAATTATCTGCCAGATTTTCAATCCATTTGGGATATATCTGAAGAAGTGAGTAGGATGCTTATAGGTTTAATCAAATCAATTAAGAGTAAAATAGTATGAAGTATTTTCCCCCTTTCCTACTTCCTACTTCCTACTTCCTACTTGCTTGGTATGCTGAATAGTTACAAAGCAGTTAGCCCCCCGCCGTCCGCTGCAACGACTGGTTAGCCCAACCTGAAAGTTAAGCCATCACCGTAACTTTCATACCCAATCCGTGCAAAACTTTTATGATTGTGTCATATCGAGGTTTTGCACCAGGAGCAAGAGTTTTATACAAACTTTCCCGACCCAACCCTGTGCTTTTAGCGATTGCTGCTATACCACGCGCTTTTGCAACATCGGCTATCGCCATCAAAAATACATCAGGATTTTCATCTTCCATGGCAGCTGTTAGATACTCAGCGATGGTTTCTTCGTTATCGAGATAATCTGCTGCATCAAATTTTGTTAACGTTTTCATCATTTTACTCCTTGAGCATTGAAACAAGAGTTTTAGCCTTTTTAATGTCTCGAGTCTGAGACGATTTATCGCCACCTAATAGGAGAATAATCAGCAATGTACCTTTCTTTTTAAAGTACACTCTATATCCAGGACCATAGTGAATTCGCATTTCACTGACATCTTCACCTACAGGTTCAACATCACCTAAATTTCCTAATTCTGCGGATCGGATACGCGCCAGTATTCGAGCTTTCCCTTTTGCATCGCGCAATTTGGTAAGCCACTCATCAAATTCTTTTGTTCGAAGTACTGTATACATTTACCAATTACACCCTTTTGCATATATACTGATTAAGAAGAGTCGCCCTCATCTTCTAATCAAATTATACCAGACCATCACCATTTTGTCAAATCGAAAATTTGCCCCCAGCAATTCTCGGTGAAAAATTAGATAGAGACTCATTATTCCTTATTTTCCTCTCAAAATATATTTTTAAAAAAACTTAATTTTTTACTTGACATTTTACCGTAAGACTTTATTGAGATTTCTTACTATTCTCTTTATCGGCAGGATGAGAGATTTTTTTAGCTTTTTTTCAAAAATTCACGAAACTCCAGGTAATTTCATTTTGGCCTTAATTGTGGAAATAACACTACCTCCCGAATAGACGGGATGTTCGTCAAAAACATAACCAATCTATCTATCCCTATCCCCAACCCTCCGCACGGCGGCAGACCATATTCTAATGCCTGGATGTAGTCTTCATCTATTTTATCAGGATTTTGTTCTAAAAATCGTTTTCTTTGTTCTATTGGGTCATTTAGTTCGGAATAGGCATTACCCAGTTCTTCTCCATTGATGAAAAACTCAAATCGTTCAACTAATTCCGGGTTGTTCTCTTTCTGTCTGGCTAAAGGAGAAAGAACGGTTGGGTAATCCAGGAGAAATGTTGGCTGGATTAAATTTGGCTCAACCTTTTTATCTAAAATCTCTTTTAATATCTCAGCACAACTTTTATCTTTCTCGTCGGTTATCTTTCGCACATCCTCTAATTTTTCAATTTGGGCACCTGTCCATTTTGAAATTGCCTCATAAACCGTTATTCTTTGAAATGGTGGTGTCAGTTTTATTCCTTCTATTTTTAAAGATAGGTTATTTGCCAGATAAGATATAAGTTCTTCGATTAATTTCATCATATCGATGTAATCTGCATAAGCCTGATAAACCTCTAACATTGTAAATTCAGGATTATGACGGGTAGAGACGCCTTCATTTCTAAAATTGCGGTTAAGTTCATAAACCCGCTCTAATCCTCCAACAACTAATCTTTTAAGATAAAGCTCCGGGGCAATACGCAGGTATAAATCAATCCCTAAGGCATTATGATGAGTAACAAACGGCTTTGCCTCTGCCCCACCCGGGATAGATTGCATCATTGGAGTTTCCACTTCTAAAAAATTATGATTATCAAGGAATTCTCTTATTAGTTTAACAATTTTACTTCGAGTAATGAATATTTCTTGAACTTCATCATTTACGATTAAATCCACATATCTTTGTCTATGTCGAGATTCAATATCCTTCAACCCAAACCATTCTTTGGGTAGCGGTCTTAACGATTTAGTTAAAAATGTCCATTGTTCAATCAGAATGGTTATCTCGCCGGTGTGAGTTTTAAATACAGGTCCTTTGATACCAATAAAATCACCCGTATCAACCTCTTTAAAAAGCGCGAAGTTATCATCCCCAAGTGTGTCTTTTCTGGCATAAATTTGAATTTTACCTCTGGCATCTTTAATGTGGGCGAAGATACTTTTCCCATGCTCTCGAATAGCCATTAATCTACCCGCACAACTTACTCGTTCTTCACTACCTTCTTTAAATCCTTCAATAATCTGCCTTGTTGTGTGGGTAACATCATATCTTTCTCCAAACGGCTTTTCCCAGAATGTTAATTTCTGTCGTCTAATCTCAAGTAATTCACTAATTTCTTCCATTCTTTAAATTTCCTGTAAGTGTTCAGCCACAGAGGCACAGAGTTCACAGAGAATTAAGGGAATTAGCCACAAATGAATACGAATTAACCTCTGACATCCCATAAATCTAGTGCGAGCCTTTAGGTTTGCCTTCCGGTTTGCCAGAAGCGAGGCCAAAGCCTCGCACTACAAATCTTTTTGTGCATTCCTGTTTATTCGTGGTTATATATTCCCTCTGTGTTCTCTGTGACTTTGTGGCTATATCTCTAAACGGTTACAATTTCCTTTCCTGGATTAAATATAACATAAATAAAAAAGATAGTCAAGGGAAATTATCAATGCGGTCTTTTTTTAAACTTAAGATGAATAGGGGTTGCTTTCAAATCAAGTCTCTGGCGAATTTGAGTTTGTAAATATCTCAAATACGCTGGTGAAACTAATCCGGGATGATTGACAAATAAGATAAAGGTCGGTGGCGAGGTGGCAATCTGGGTAGCGTAATAAATCTTTAATGTTTTACCTTTTAAACTCGGTGGATTACTTTGAGCATAGGTTAAATTAATAATCTTATTTAATGTCGAAGTGCTAAACCATTTTTTATGCTCCTGACCTACTTGTTCTATTAACATCAGTAATTTACTTATCCCTTGCCGGGTAATAGCCGAAGTAAATATCGACGGGAGATGAGAGAGATAAGGTATCTTCTTTTGAACATATTTTTTATATTCATCCATTTTGGGACGAGTTTTATCTGTGGCTAAGTCCCATTTATTGATAACGATAATTCCCGAACAGCCAACTGATTCCATCTCGGTAGTAATCTTTTTATCCTGTGTCGAAATCCCTTCTATGGCATCAATCACAAGCAAGACGACATCTGCCCTTCTAATGCTTTTAATCGCCCGCACAACGCTATAATATTCTAATTCCTGTCGGACCTTACTTTTCTTCCGAATTCCAGCTGTATCGATAAACAAAAAAGGTATATTTCCTTTTTTAAATAAGGTATCAATGGCATCCCTTGTTGTGCCAGGGACATCATCAACAATTGCCCTTTCCTGTCCTAAAATAGCATTTAAAATAGAAGATTTACCTACATTTGGCTTACCGATAATAGCAACTGATACAGGTTGGGTTTTTTCCACTTCCCGCTGGTAAGGTAAAAGATAGGTTATTATTTTATCTAATAATGTATTGATATTTTTACCGTGCAAGGCAGAAATAGGAATAGGTTCACCCAGCCCTAATCTATAAAAATCGGCTAACAAGACCTCATTCAAATTATCTAATTTATTTATCACTAAAAGGGTATTTTTTTGTGTTTTTAATAACAGGTGGGAAATTGTGGTGTCCTGCCAGATAAGTCCATCTTTTGCATCACATAGAAATAATATCAAATCCGCCTCACCAATCGCCACATCTACTTGTTTTTTTATCAATGTCTGGAATTTTTCTTCTAATGGCGAGCCAATGCCACCAGTATCAATTAGTGTCCATTCAATTCCTTCCCAATCGACATTGCCATAATTTCTATCTCTGGTAACCCCGGGGGTGGCGTCAACTATTGCTTTTTTTTGCTGAATTAATCGATTAAAAAGGGTTGATTTCCCAACATTAGGTCTGCCAACAATTGCTACGACTGGTTTATTCATAACACGGTAATGATACTACATTATTCTCTGCTTGTCAACAAAATTTCCAATTGACAATATTTCTTAAATATGATATTCTGATTAACAATGGATAAGAGATTAAAAGTTGGTGTAGTTGGTAGTGGGCATATGGGTAGTTACCATGTGCGACTTTATAGTGAGTTATTAAATGTTGAGTTAGTAGGGGTTGCAGATATTAATGAAAAGCAGGTTAATCAAGTCGCCAGCCAGTATAATACTACACCGTTCACTGATTATACAAAATTATATGACAAAGTTGAGGCAGTAAGTATTGCTGTGCCAACAAGTGCTCATTATCGAGTTGGAAAGGATTTTTTAGAAGCAGGAATTCCTGTCCTCATCGAAAAACCTATCACTAACAATCTAACAGAGGCTAAGGAATTGATAGAATTAGCCAAAGAAAAAGACATAATTCTCCAGGTAGGGCATGTAGAACGATTTAATACCGCAGTTTTGGAATTGAAGAAGATTGTTAAAGACCCAATTTTTATAGAATGTAGGCGGCTTGGACCTTATAACAGACGAATAAATGACACGGGCGTAATCTTAGATTTGCTTATTCACGATATTGATATTGTCCTGGGTTTAGTTAATTCACCAATTAATGAAATAAATGTTGCGGCTAAATCTATCTATTCTGAATATGAAGACATTGCTAATGTTCAAATTATCTTTGACAATGGTTGTATTGCTACCTTAACGGCCTCAAGGGTAACTGAAGATAAGATTAGAACATTAGCCGTTACTCAACCAGATGCTTATGTTGTCTTAGATTATGCCGAGCAAGAGCTGGATATTTATCGCCAGGGAACTTCAGAATACATCATTACCCGAGAAGCGGTTGGCTATAAACAAGAATCATTTATTGAGAAAATTTTTGTCCATAAGGATAACCCATTAAAATTAGAATTGGTACATTTTGTTGATTGTGTATTAGACAAAACCGTGCCGATGACCACTTTAGATGCCGAATTAAAGGCATTAGAGGTAACTTTACAAATTCAGGATAAATTAAAATTATAACGATGGAAATAACCTATTCTTTATTCTCTCACGGTGGAAATATCTATAGATTTGGGAAAGATGTCCTTGACTTTAGTGCTAATATTAATCCTTGTGGATTTCCTTCTCAAGTAAAAAAGACGATTTATAAGAATCTGGATAAAATCATTCACT comes from the bacterium genome and includes:
- a CDS encoding type II toxin-antitoxin system RelE/ParE family toxin; protein product: MYTVLRTKEFDEWLTKLRDAKGKARILARIRSAELGNLGDVEPVGEDVSEMRIHYGPGYRVYFKKKGTLLIILLLGGDKSSQTRDIKKAKTLVSMLKE
- a CDS encoding DUF4160 domain-containing protein, which codes for MAVIAMFYGIIISMYYFDDRKHHAPHIHVKYQDQEAIVSIPDGEVLEGNIKPSKMKLVEAWLEIHREELVADWELASSGENVFKIDPLK
- a CDS encoding addiction module antidote protein, producing the protein MKTLTKFDAADYLDNEETIAEYLTAAMEDENPDVFLMAIADVAKARGIAAIAKSTGLGRESLYKTLAPGAKPRYDTIIKVLHGLGMKVTVMA
- the lysS gene encoding lysine--tRNA ligase, giving the protein MEEISELLEIRRQKLTFWEKPFGERYDVTHTTRQIIEGFKEGSEERVSCAGRLMAIREHGKSIFAHIKDARGKIQIYARKDTLGDDNFALFKEVDTGDFIGIKGPVFKTHTGEITILIEQWTFLTKSLRPLPKEWFGLKDIESRHRQRYVDLIVNDEVQEIFITRSKIVKLIREFLDNHNFLEVETPMMQSIPGGAEAKPFVTHHNALGIDLYLRIAPELYLKRLVVGGLERVYELNRNFRNEGVSTRHNPEFTMLEVYQAYADYIDMMKLIEELISYLANNLSLKIEGIKLTPPFQRITVYEAISKWTGAQIEKLEDVRKITDEKDKSCAEILKEILDKKVEPNLIQPTFLLDYPTVLSPLARQKENNPELVERFEFFINGEELGNAYSELNDPIEQRKRFLEQNPDKIDEDYIQALEYGLPPCGGLGIGIDRLVMFLTNIPSIREVVLFPQLRPK
- a CDS encoding DUF2442 domain-containing protein, which produces MNPRIKDVKPNSNYTLTLTFTNDEVKVFDVKPYLDKGIFKELTNANLFNSVKPFLGSIQWKNGQDLCPDTLYLESKQV
- a CDS encoding deoxyguanosinetriphosphate triphosphohydrolase, with product MFIRQLAEEEEVRRLSPYAALSSKTRGRSRKEEDCKIRTAYQRDRDRIIHSKSFRQLKYKTQVFLIPTHEALRTRLTHTIEVSQIARTIARALRLNEDLVEAISLGHDLGHPPFGHAGEKALDEICPGGFRHNEQSIRVVEILEKGGQGLNLTFETKDGILKHSRGAASLFVNPQDSKPITLEGEIVRLADSIAYVNHDIEDAILSKVIRFKDLPSSPIRILGNKHSSRINTMVADIIFNSQDKNAITMGDEILEATNTLRNYLYENVYPHPKIMQETNKATRVLNELFEHFMKNPDYVLKKMNFLAQDTPLLRIITDFLAGLSDREALLLYEDVFLPKPWIEGR
- a CDS encoding Gfo/Idh/MocA family oxidoreductase; amino-acid sequence: MDKRLKVGVVGSGHMGSYHVRLYSELLNVELVGVADINEKQVNQVASQYNTTPFTDYTKLYDKVEAVSIAVPTSAHYRVGKDFLEAGIPVLIEKPITNNLTEAKELIELAKEKDIILQVGHVERFNTAVLELKKIVKDPIFIECRRLGPYNRRINDTGVILDLLIHDIDIVLGLVNSPINEINVAAKSIYSEYEDIANVQIIFDNGCIATLTASRVTEDKIRTLAVTQPDAYVVLDYAEQELDIYRQGTSEYIITREAVGYKQESFIEKIFVHKDNPLKLELVHFVDCVLDKTVPMTTLDAELKALEVTLQIQDKLKL
- the der gene encoding ribosome biogenesis GTPase Der, which encodes MNKPVVAIVGRPNVGKSTLFNRLIQQKKAIVDATPGVTRDRNYGNVDWEGIEWTLIDTGGIGSPLEEKFQTLIKKQVDVAIGEADLILFLCDAKDGLIWQDTTISHLLLKTQKNTLLVINKLDNLNEVLLADFYRLGLGEPIPISALHGKNINTLLDKIITYLLPYQREVEKTQPVSVAIIGKPNVGKSSILNAILGQERAIVDDVPGTTRDAIDTLFKKGNIPFLFIDTAGIRKKSKVRQELEYYSVVRAIKSIRRADVVLLVIDAIEGISTQDKKITTEMESVGCSGIIVINKWDLATDKTRPKMDEYKKYVQKKIPYLSHLPSIFTSAITRQGISKLLMLIEQVGQEHKKWFSTSTLNKIINLTYAQSNPPSLKGKTLKIYYATQIATSPPTFILFVNHPGLVSPAYLRYLQTQIRQRLDLKATPIHLKFKKRPH